From a single Pasteurella atlantica genomic region:
- a CDS encoding ABC transporter ATP-binding protein codes for MIKQLFEWFENRIEPYPKNDPITPKSGLVPFIFDATKGMRIYIFLMMLMTAGIGVTEGLLFQFIGNLVDWVSTLSPSQVWQTKKTSILFMLFVVCLGFLFTFFNASLRFQTLQGVFPMRLRWNFHRLMLGQSMGFYQDEFAGRVSAKVMQTALAVRDSVITLSGVIVQISVYLITSSIILVQFDSWFLLPFGVWLVGLLLIMRNFIPKLGKASQEQSDARSLMTGRITDTYANIATVKLFSHGQREAKYVKTSMQEFMLTVHKQMRLVTSIEALHYINSMWLVVSTATMGLVLWYNGFVTAGAIATATALALRIKGLSQWIMWEAARLFENLGTVQDGMNTISKPHFIKDKENATELKVFKGEITFEHIDFAYDKENPLLQDFNLHIKASEKVGIVGRSGAGKSTLTNLLLRFYDIQNGDIKIDGQNIYDVTQDSLRSQIGLVTQDTSLLHRSVKENLLYGRPEATEQEMEKAAQKAAADEFIATLSDAKGRTGYDTYVGERGVKLSGGQRQRIAIARVMLKDAPILLLDEATSALDSEVEAAIQENLAELMEGKTVLAIAHRLSTIMAMDRLIVLDQGKIIEQGSHNELLAKKGVYAKLWNHQSGGFLADDENVE; via the coding sequence ATGATAAAGCAATTATTTGAGTGGTTTGAAAATCGTATTGAACCTTATCCTAAAAATGATCCTATAACACCAAAGTCGGGGTTAGTACCTTTTATCTTTGATGCCACTAAGGGTATGCGGATTTATATTTTTTTAATGATGCTAATGACGGCGGGGATTGGCGTCACAGAAGGATTGTTGTTTCAATTTATTGGTAACTTAGTCGATTGGGTCAGCACCCTTTCTCCTTCCCAAGTATGGCAGACTAAAAAAACATCGATTTTATTTATGTTGTTTGTGGTTTGTTTAGGATTTTTGTTTACTTTCTTTAATGCGAGTTTACGTTTTCAAACATTGCAAGGCGTATTTCCAATGCGTTTACGATGGAATTTTCATCGTTTAATGCTTGGGCAAAGTATGGGATTTTATCAAGATGAGTTTGCAGGTCGTGTTTCAGCCAAAGTAATGCAAACTGCCTTAGCCGTACGTGATTCTGTGATTACGCTTTCAGGCGTGATTGTTCAAATTTCTGTTTATTTGATTACTTCCAGTATTATTTTAGTTCAATTTGATAGTTGGTTTTTACTGCCTTTTGGCGTATGGCTAGTTGGACTGCTTCTCATTATGCGAAATTTTATTCCTAAGTTGGGAAAAGCCTCTCAAGAGCAATCAGATGCACGAAGTTTAATGACTGGTCGTATAACAGACACTTATGCCAATATTGCAACAGTAAAATTGTTTTCGCACGGTCAAAGAGAAGCAAAATATGTAAAAACCTCAATGCAGGAATTTATGCTAACCGTACATAAACAAATGCGTTTAGTCACTTCAATTGAGGCATTGCATTATATCAATAGTATGTGGCTCGTGGTTTCAACGGCAACAATGGGGTTAGTGCTTTGGTATAATGGCTTTGTGACAGCTGGAGCCATTGCAACAGCAACGGCATTGGCGTTACGTATTAAAGGATTATCACAATGGATTATGTGGGAAGCCGCTCGTTTATTTGAAAATTTAGGGACAGTTCAAGATGGAATGAACACCATTTCAAAACCTCATTTTATTAAAGATAAAGAAAATGCCACAGAACTTAAAGTATTTAAGGGTGAGATTACCTTTGAACATATTGACTTTGCTTATGATAAAGAAAATCCACTATTACAAGATTTTAATCTGCATATTAAAGCGAGCGAAAAAGTAGGAATAGTTGGGCGAAGTGGTGCAGGTAAGTCGACACTCACTAATCTATTATTACGTTTTTATGATATTCAAAATGGAGATATCAAAATTGATGGTCAAAATATTTATGATGTAACTCAAGATAGTTTACGATCACAAATTGGTTTAGTAACTCAAGATACCTCATTATTACATCGTTCAGTGAAAGAAAATTTACTTTATGGACGACCAGAGGCTACGGAACAAGAAATGGAAAAAGCAGCACAAAAAGCCGCTGCTGATGAGTTTATTGCTACACTGAGTGATGCCAAAGGCAGAACGGGTTATGATACTTATGTTGGAGAACGTGGTGTTAAGTTATCAGGAGGACAACGTCAGCGAATTGCAATTGCTCGGGTAATGTTAAAAGACGCACCAATTTTATTATTGGATGAGGCAACCAGTGCTTTAGATTCTGAAGTTGAAGCAGCTATTCAAGAGAATTTAGCCGAATTAATGGAAGGTAAAACCGTGTTAGCGATTGCTCATCGTTTATCGACCATTATGGCAATGGATCGTTTAATTGTACTGGATCAAGGGAAAATTATAGAGCAAGGCTCTCATAATGAATTATTGGCTAAAAAAGGTGTCTATGCCAAACTGTGGAATCATCAAAGTGGTGGATTTTTAGCAGATGATGAAAACGTAGAATAA
- the ybfE gene encoding LexA regulated protein yields MAKQDVDCITLDLFASSPKVGRPRCSSLSREQQIRVNKRNQLRRDRSCGLKRVELKLHSDLVLALEKLSNEQNVTRSQLIQNILNDYIDKQCVD; encoded by the coding sequence ATGGCAAAACAAGATGTAGATTGTATCACGTTAGACTTATTTGCATCATCTCCCAAAGTAGGACGTCCTCGTTGTAGTTCGTTAAGTCGAGAGCAGCAAATAAGAGTGAATAAACGTAATCAATTGAGACGAGATCGCTCGTGTGGTTTAAAGCGAGTGGAGTTAAAGTTGCATTCTGATCTTGTTTTAGCGTTAGAAAAACTCTCAAATGAGCAAAATGTAACTCGTAGTCAGCTCATTCAAAATATTTTGAATGACTATATTGATAAACAGTGTGTTGATTAA
- a CDS encoding 3'-5' exonuclease encodes MTAQQNLIIPDSQIPDNWQDYYQQQAQQVKNPLLKEFYQAGVIDENTPLKDVDFVALDFETTGLDATVDDIVSIGLIPFDLKSIYCNQAKHWIVRPKQELEEESVVIHGITHSDISDAPDLRKVLDDLLTILANKIVVVHYRPIERQFFNSALMVRIKEGILFPVVDTMQIEGNVQYEKRTWLDKLLSKKMPSVRLANSRTRYGLPPYTAHNALIDSIATAELFQAQISHHFSPDMTVGELWR; translated from the coding sequence ATGACAGCACAACAAAACTTGATTATCCCTGATAGCCAAATCCCTGACAATTGGCAGGATTATTATCAACAGCAAGCCCAACAGGTAAAAAATCCACTACTAAAAGAATTTTACCAAGCAGGCGTAATCGACGAAAACACACCTCTCAAAGACGTAGATTTTGTGGCACTCGATTTTGAAACTACCGGCTTAGATGCCACCGTTGATGATATTGTGAGTATCGGCTTAATTCCTTTTGACTTGAAAAGCATTTATTGTAACCAAGCCAAACATTGGATTGTCCGCCCAAAACAAGAACTTGAAGAAGAATCAGTGGTAATTCACGGCATTACCCACAGCGACATTTCTGACGCGCCTGATTTACGCAAAGTGTTAGATGATTTGCTAACAATCCTTGCCAATAAAATTGTGGTGGTGCATTACCGTCCAATTGAACGTCAGTTTTTTAATTCTGCTTTAATGGTGAGAATTAAGGAGGGAATTCTGTTTCCCGTTGTTGATACTATGCAGATCGAAGGTAATGTTCAATATGAAAAAAGAACGTGGTTGGATAAATTACTCAGCAAAAAAATGCCCTCAGTCCGCCTTGCTAACAGCCGTACTCGCTACGGTTTACCGCCCTATACGGCTCACAATGCGTTAATTGATTCCATCGCCACCGCCGAATTATTCCAAGCCCAAATCAGCCATCATTTCTCGCCTGATATGACGGTCGGGGAATTGTGGCGGTAG
- a CDS encoding restriction endonuclease subunit S translates to MKTNYKKLGDYIQTVNVRNNDTLLTRITPCFENGKIAFINELKNDEVAFGSTEFIVMRATEHSNPYFVYCFAKNKLFRDYALLSMTGSDGRQRVQASYLKQFRIIDIEGLSIFKEFEQQVKSVFNLIKNNAEQNKQLAELKGLLLAKMGSE, encoded by the coding sequence ATGAAAACTAATTACAAAAAGTTAGGCGACTATATCCAAACAGTTAATGTAAGAAATAATGATACACTATTAACTAGAATAACACCTTGTTTTGAAAATGGTAAAATTGCATTTATTAATGAACTTAAAAATGATGAGGTTGCTTTTGGTTCTACGGAATTTATTGTTATGAGAGCAACAGAGCATAGTAATCCATATTTTGTATATTGCTTTGCTAAAAATAAATTATTTAGAGACTATGCTTTATTAAGTATGACAGGTTCTGATGGTAGACAGAGAGTACAAGCAAGTTATTTAAAACAATTTAGGATTATAGATATAGAAGGTTTGAGTATTTTTAAAGAGTTTGAACAACAAGTAAAATCTGTTTTTAATTTGATAAAAAATAATGCAGAGCAAAATAAACAGCTAGCAGAATTAAAAGGTTTGTTGTTGGCGAAGATGGGGAGTGAATAA
- a CDS encoding PqiB family protein translates to MSENTTLTPQVETAKVRPPRKISIFWLLPVIAFIIGALLFFQILKERGEIITLHFTDGAGITAKKTPIRYQGLQIGLVKKVSFSEDLKNVDVIAEITPEASSLLREDTKFWLVQPSVSLAGVSGLDSIVSGNYITLLPGTGDEADEFIAELEPPVAPVTAGDLLIKLVSDDLGSISIGSNVYFKKVPVGSILSYRFTEDQQQVEIDVMIKKKYANLVKKNSHFWNISGINATLDLSGLSIAIDSIQSVVQGAIAFDFPKDDTQQAVQNQHYTLYKNLKAANRGIEVDVLLPLHSSVKVNETALFYQNTKIGVLAELDPIDTSMEQKVLKGKLLLNPNYTHLLRSGTTILLKEPKFGLNKQQITKLNELVRGNFFDVVKVGEGEELNTFSIQKEADYLLSRPDVLGLTLVASQSYGVDKGQGIYYNDIQIGEILERNVTLKNVSFKVMIYPEYRRFIAKNSQFVSISHFDLSANMDGVQFKSASPTEWLKGGIRMLVEEPKGKPLDSYPLYENRENAQQGIIDTQKRVTKVLSAKKVSGINKGSVILYNDFQVGEVLDITPKAEKFEIGLFIIPKYRHLLTNKSRFWIEPATAIDISTKGINIQAAPFMRTLKGAISFDNKGRKQSNTLYENYDKVFAGNSYITLITKDAAKLSEGMPIKYMGLTIGHIKTLKLENAKKRIKVTASIKSKYYGIVARSGSVFKAISPQINSSGFKHLDAVLQNYIDVNAGTGKRKTWFTLVDNDVTKTEYQGGFPIVLETSNANGLSVDTPVFYRGLQVGIVDRVKLSELGDRVFLYVRISYKYRHLVRKNSQFWESSGYTMNVGLNGATISSGTMSQLMNGGISFSTPSGKIVSSKAKANQHFILQPNPPKGVAEWNQGAY, encoded by the coding sequence ATGTCAGAAAATACAACCCTTACTCCTCAAGTTGAAACAGCCAAAGTTCGTCCTCCTCGTAAAATTTCGATATTTTGGTTACTCCCTGTTATTGCCTTTATTATTGGTGCATTATTATTTTTTCAGATTTTGAAAGAAAGAGGCGAAATTATCACTCTTCATTTCACCGATGGTGCAGGTATTACAGCAAAGAAAACACCAATTAGGTATCAAGGATTGCAAATTGGATTGGTAAAGAAAGTCAGTTTTTCTGAAGATTTGAAAAATGTTGATGTGATTGCTGAAATTACACCTGAAGCATCATCATTATTACGTGAAGATACTAAGTTTTGGTTAGTTCAACCTTCTGTTTCTTTAGCGGGTGTTTCTGGATTAGATTCTATTGTATCAGGAAATTATATTACGCTTTTACCTGGAACAGGAGATGAGGCAGATGAATTTATTGCGGAATTAGAACCTCCTGTTGCTCCTGTTACGGCAGGAGATTTATTGATTAAGCTAGTTTCTGATGATTTAGGCTCTATTTCTATCGGATCAAATGTTTATTTTAAAAAAGTACCCGTTGGAAGTATTTTAAGTTATCGTTTTACTGAAGATCAACAACAAGTTGAGATTGATGTAATGATAAAGAAAAAATATGCCAACTTGGTGAAGAAAAATAGCCATTTTTGGAATATTAGTGGCATTAATGCAACATTAGATTTATCAGGATTATCTATTGCAATAGATAGTATTCAATCTGTTGTTCAAGGTGCAATTGCCTTTGATTTTCCTAAGGATGATACACAACAAGCTGTTCAAAATCAGCATTATACTTTGTATAAAAATTTAAAAGCAGCAAACAGAGGGATTGAAGTGGATGTTCTATTGCCTCTTCATTCTTCTGTTAAAGTTAATGAAACGGCACTCTTTTACCAAAATACGAAAATTGGGGTGTTAGCTGAATTAGATCCTATTGATACTAGTATGGAACAAAAAGTATTAAAGGGTAAATTATTACTTAATCCAAACTATACACACTTATTACGTTCAGGAACCACTATTTTATTAAAAGAACCTAAATTTGGTTTAAATAAACAACAGATAACAAAATTAAATGAATTAGTGAGAGGCAATTTTTTTGATGTTGTAAAAGTGGGTGAGGGTGAGGAATTAAATACATTTAGCATTCAAAAAGAAGCTGATTATTTATTAAGCCGTCCAGATGTGTTGGGTTTAACCTTAGTTGCTTCGCAATCTTATGGGGTAGACAAAGGGCAAGGTATTTACTATAACGATATTCAAATTGGTGAAATTTTAGAACGAAATGTCACCTTGAAAAATGTCAGTTTTAAAGTAATGATTTATCCAGAATATCGTCGTTTTATTGCTAAAAACAGTCAGTTTGTCTCTATTTCTCATTTTGATCTCTCTGCTAATATGGATGGCGTGCAGTTTAAATCCGCTTCACCAACAGAATGGTTAAAGGGGGGGATTAGAATGTTAGTTGAAGAACCAAAAGGTAAGCCTCTTGATTCTTATCCTCTTTATGAAAATAGAGAAAATGCACAACAAGGGATTATTGATACACAAAAGCGTGTAACAAAGGTATTGTCTGCCAAAAAAGTATCAGGAATAAATAAAGGTTCGGTGATACTTTATAATGATTTTCAGGTTGGTGAGGTATTAGATATTACACCAAAAGCAGAGAAATTTGAGATTGGACTGTTTATCATACCTAAATATCGTCATTTACTTACTAATAAAAGTCGCTTTTGGATTGAGCCTGCCACAGCGATTGATATTTCAACAAAAGGCATAAATATTCAAGCTGCTCCTTTTATGCGAACTTTAAAGGGAGCAATTAGTTTTGATAATAAAGGACGTAAGCAAAGTAATACCCTTTATGAAAATTATGATAAAGTCTTTGCTGGAAATTCTTATATTACCTTAATTACCAAAGATGCCGCTAAATTAAGTGAAGGTATGCCAATTAAATATATGGGATTAACCATTGGTCACATTAAAACCTTAAAATTAGAAAATGCAAAAAAACGTATTAAAGTGACCGCTTCCATTAAGAGTAAATATTATGGGATCGTGGCACGATCAGGCAGTGTATTTAAGGCGATCTCTCCACAAATTAATAGTTCAGGATTTAAGCATTTAGATGCAGTACTACAAAATTATATTGATGTTAATGCAGGTACGGGAAAACGTAAAACTTGGTTTACCTTAGTGGATAATGATGTCACTAAAACAGAATATCAAGGTGGCTTCCCTATTGTATTAGAAACCAGTAATGCCAATGGTTTGAGTGTAGATACGCCTGTATTTTATCGAGGCTTACAAGTGGGGATTGTTGATCGTGTAAAATTAAGTGAATTAGGTGATCGTGTCTTTTTATATGTACGAATTAGTTATAAATATCGTCATTTAGTGCGTAAAAATAGTCAGTTCTGGGAATCTTCTGGCTACACAATGAACGTAGGATTAAATGGAGCAACCATTAGTTCTGGCACAATGTCCCAATTAATGAATGGTGGTATTTCATTTTCTACACCATCAGGTAAAATAGTGAGTTCAAAAGCTAAAGCTAATCAGCATTTTATTCTACAACCTAACCCACCTAAAGGTGTGGCAGAGTGGAATCAAGGTGCATATTAA
- the murF gene encoding UDP-N-acetylmuramoyl-tripeptide--D-alanyl-D-alanine ligase: MIKLNLKTLADILNARLVGDEHICVEHISTDTRQAVEKGLFFALKGENFDAHNYLAQAVEQGCVAVVVEREIEIDVPQLIVKDTRLALGQLGKWLKAKINPKTVAMTGSSGKTTVKEMVAKILQNVTACSDEVLFTFGNLNNDLGVPLTLLRLNENHKFAVVELGANHLGEIAYTTNLVKPDACLINNITSAHLEGFGSLEGVAKAKGEIYQGLADDGVAIVNLDYPEWQNLWQQTIANRKTQTFSANNQSADFYAKNIQLTLTGANFVLGTPQGEIDIHSSYLGEHNISNALAATSLAMAVGADLQAVKSGLEQQSKVKGRLYPIEINEDLLLIDDTYNANVGSLKSAVSVLKNYPAFRILAVADMGELGTESKACHQQVADFVKEAELDLVVSFGKESAVISNNSEHHFTDKQAMCDFLIPTILQKSQQKQPLVLLAKGSRSQKMEELIALLVEQLEK; the protein is encoded by the coding sequence ATGATTAAACTAAATTTAAAAACCCTCGCCGATATTCTCAATGCACGTTTGGTTGGCGATGAGCATATCTGTGTTGAACACATTAGTACCGACACTCGTCAAGCGGTGGAAAAAGGACTATTTTTTGCATTAAAAGGTGAAAATTTTGATGCCCATAACTACTTAGCCCAAGCCGTTGAACAAGGTTGTGTGGCAGTTGTGGTTGAGCGAGAAATAGAAATTGATGTCCCACAGCTTATCGTGAAAGACACCCGCTTAGCCTTAGGTCAGTTGGGAAAATGGCTCAAAGCAAAAATCAATCCGAAAACGGTCGCGATGACGGGATCATCGGGCAAAACAACGGTGAAAGAAATGGTTGCAAAAATCTTGCAAAATGTAACCGCTTGTTCTGATGAAGTATTGTTTACCTTTGGTAATTTAAACAATGATCTCGGTGTGCCGTTAACCTTGTTACGTCTAAATGAAAACCATAAATTTGCAGTGGTTGAGTTAGGGGCTAATCATCTGGGCGAAATTGCTTACACCACGAATTTAGTCAAACCTGATGCGTGCTTAATTAACAATATCACTTCTGCCCATTTAGAAGGTTTTGGTTCGCTAGAAGGTGTTGCAAAAGCCAAAGGCGAGATTTATCAAGGCTTGGCAGATGATGGCGTAGCGATTGTTAACTTAGATTACCCAGAGTGGCAAAATTTATGGCAACAAACGATCGCAAACAGAAAAACACAGACGTTCTCAGCAAATAATCAATCCGCTGATTTTTATGCGAAAAATATTCAATTAACCTTAACGGGGGCGAACTTTGTTTTAGGCACGCCACAAGGCGAGATTGACATTCATTCCTCTTATTTAGGCGAACATAATATCAGCAATGCATTGGCGGCAACTTCGCTAGCGATGGCGGTTGGAGCAGATTTGCAAGCAGTTAAATCAGGGCTTGAACAACAATCAAAAGTAAAAGGTCGTTTGTATCCGATTGAAATCAATGAGGATTTATTGTTGATTGATGATACTTATAATGCAAATGTTGGCTCGTTAAAATCGGCGGTTTCTGTATTAAAAAATTACCCTGCGTTTAGAATTTTAGCCGTTGCTGATATGGGCGAATTGGGAACAGAGAGCAAAGCTTGTCATCAGCAAGTGGCGGATTTTGTTAAAGAAGCTGAGCTTGATTTAGTGGTTTCTTTTGGGAAAGAAAGTGCAGTAATCAGCAATAATTCAGAACATCATTTTACCGATAAACAAGCAATGTGTGATTTCTTAATACCGACAATTTTGCAAAAATCACAACAAAAACAACCGCTTGTATTATTAGCAAAAGGCTCACGTAGTCAGAAGATGGAAGAGCTTATCGCTCTTTTAGTTGAACAATTAGAAAAATAA
- the mraY gene encoding phospho-N-acetylmuramoyl-pentapeptide-transferase — protein MLVWLAEYLVQYNTAFHVVSYITFRAIMALLTAMGIGLWIGPKVIRRLQILKFGQEVRNDGPESHYKKRGTPTMGGIIILFTIGVSTLLWANLANPYVWFVMFVLFGYGVVGFVDDYWKITRQSTDGLIARWKYFWLSVIALVAIFGMYAIGKDTAATQLVVPFFKEFMPQLGIFYIVLGYFVIVGTSNAVNLTDGLDGLAIVPTIMVAAAFGLIAWATGNINFAQYLHIPFIKFSGELAVVCTAIVGAGLGFLWYNTYPALVFMGDVGSLSLGGALGVIAILVRQELLLVIMGGVFVVETLSVLLQVGSFKLRGKRIFRMAPIHHHFELKGWPEPRVIMRFWIITLMLVLVGLVTLKLR, from the coding sequence ATGTTAGTTTGGCTTGCAGAATATTTAGTGCAATATAACACCGCTTTTCACGTGGTTTCATACATCACATTTCGTGCCATTATGGCGTTATTAACCGCAATGGGAATTGGTTTATGGATTGGTCCAAAGGTAATTCGCCGTTTGCAAATCTTAAAATTTGGGCAAGAAGTACGTAATGACGGTCCTGAAAGTCACTATAAAAAACGTGGTACACCGACAATGGGTGGAATTATCATTCTGTTTACGATTGGCGTAAGTACTTTATTATGGGCAAATTTAGCCAACCCTTATGTGTGGTTTGTGATGTTCGTGTTATTTGGCTATGGCGTAGTCGGTTTTGTGGACGATTACTGGAAAATCACACGTCAAAGCACTGATGGTTTAATCGCTCGCTGGAAATATTTTTGGCTTTCAGTCATCGCATTAGTGGCAATTTTTGGTATGTACGCTATCGGTAAAGACACCGCCGCAACACAATTAGTCGTACCATTCTTTAAAGAATTTATGCCACAGTTAGGGATTTTTTACATTGTTTTAGGCTATTTTGTGATCGTGGGTACGAGTAATGCCGTAAACTTAACAGACGGCTTAGACGGTTTAGCTATCGTCCCAACTATTATGGTTGCAGCCGCATTTGGCTTGATTGCGTGGGCGACAGGGAATATCAACTTCGCACAATACTTACACATTCCATTTATCAAATTTAGTGGTGAATTAGCGGTTGTTTGTACCGCCATTGTCGGAGCAGGACTTGGTTTCCTATGGTACAACACCTACCCCGCATTAGTCTTTATGGGAGATGTCGGCTCACTTTCATTAGGCGGAGCATTGGGCGTTATCGCAATTTTAGTTCGTCAAGAATTGTTACTTGTTATTATGGGCGGTGTGTTTGTCGTAGAAACCCTTTCTGTTCTTTTACAAGTTGGGTCATTTAAATTACGTGGAAAACGCATTTTCAGAATGGCACCTATTCATCATCACTTTGAACTCAAAGGCTGGCCAGAACCACGCGTGATTATGCGATTTTGGATTATTACGCTGATGTTGGTGTTGGTGGGGTTAGTGACGTTGAAGTTGAGATAG
- the fldA gene encoding flavodoxin FldA: MAVVGLFYGSDTGNTEAVSKMIQGQLGANLVAVHDIAKSTKEDIEAYDFLLIGIPTWYYGESQADWDDFMPTLQEIDFSGKIIGIFGCGDQEDYAEYFCDAMGTVRDVVEQNGGVIVGHWSTEGYNFEVSQALVDENTFVGLCIDEDRQPELTEQRVQKWCEQLNDEMCLSSLA; this comes from the coding sequence ATGGCAGTTGTTGGTTTATTTTACGGTAGTGATACGGGTAATACTGAAGCCGTATCAAAAATGATTCAAGGGCAATTAGGTGCAAATCTTGTTGCAGTACACGACATTGCAAAAAGTACTAAGGAAGATATAGAAGCCTATGATTTCTTATTAATTGGTATTCCAACTTGGTATTATGGTGAGTCTCAAGCGGATTGGGATGACTTTATGCCAACTTTACAGGAAATTGATTTCTCAGGAAAAATCATTGGTATTTTTGGTTGTGGCGATCAAGAAGATTATGCGGAATATTTTTGTGATGCGATGGGCACGGTGCGTGATGTTGTTGAACAAAATGGCGGTGTTATTGTTGGGCATTGGTCAACAGAAGGTTATAATTTTGAAGTTTCTCAAGCATTAGTGGATGAAAATACCTTTGTTGGATTATGTATTGATGAAGATCGTCAACCAGAATTAACAGAACAACGAGTACAGAAATGGTGTGAACAATTAAATGATGAAATGTGTCTTTCATCATTAGCTTAA
- the fur gene encoding ferric iron uptake transcriptional regulator, protein MSEQSEQNKELLKKVGLKITEPRLTILALMQDSRENMQHFAAEDIYKLLLEHKSEVGLATVYRVLNQFEEVGILTRHSFDSNKAVFELNYDHQHDHIICKDCGKVFEFKDDEIERRQREISQKHGIELEKHSLYLYGTCSDLSHCDNKEK, encoded by the coding sequence ATGTCGGAACAATCTGAACAAAATAAAGAGCTACTGAAAAAAGTGGGTCTGAAAATTACAGAACCACGATTAACTATTCTTGCATTAATGCAAGATTCTCGTGAAAATATGCAACATTTTGCAGCAGAAGACATTTATAAACTTCTCTTAGAACATAAATCTGAGGTTGGTTTAGCGACCGTGTACCGAGTGTTAAATCAATTTGAAGAGGTCGGTATCTTAACTCGTCATAGTTTTGATTCTAATAAAGCCGTTTTTGAGTTGAATTATGATCATCAACACGATCATATTATTTGTAAAGATTGTGGTAAGGTGTTTGAATTTAAAGATGACGAGATTGAGCGTCGTCAAAGAGAAATTAGTCAAAAACACGGTATTGAACTTGAAAAACATAGTCTTTATCTTTATGGAACTTGCAGTGATCTAAGTCATTGTGATAATAAAGAAAAATAG
- a CDS encoding PDDEXK nuclease domain-containing protein, producing the protein MDTKNNNVVNTQYKIWLQDLKQDFHKAQIKAHIKVNTTLLEFYWQMGKDIIQKQKDFAWGSGFLEQLSKDLSAEFPDVKGFSYRNLRAIKQWVEFWQQLVAKLDNEIGKQVVSQLTQIPWGHNIAIIQKCKNSDEALFYVTNTLENGISRAVLIHQIESNLYQRSGKAITNFDTTLPPIQSDLAKQITKDPYNFDFLTITDSYKEKELEDALCENITKFLLEFGNGFAFMGKQYKLNVGGEEFRIDLLFYHLKLRCYVVIELKAVDFKPEFAGKLSFYTTAIDNELKTEQDNATIGILICKSKKDIIVEYALKDINKPLGVSKYELIDVLPKDYQSAIPSIEQIEAEFNEN; encoded by the coding sequence ATGGATACGAAAAATAATAATGTTGTAAATACCCAATATAAAATTTGGTTACAAGATTTAAAGCAAGATTTTCATAAAGCCCAAATAAAAGCACATATTAAAGTAAACACAACCTTGCTTGAATTTTATTGGCAAATGGGCAAGGATATAATTCAAAAACAAAAAGATTTTGCTTGGGGAAGTGGTTTTTTAGAGCAATTAAGTAAAGATTTATCAGCAGAATTTCCTGATGTAAAAGGTTTTTCATATCGTAATTTAAGGGCGATAAAACAATGGGTTGAATTTTGGCAACAACTTGTTGCCAAATTAGATAATGAAATTGGGAAACAAGTTGTTTCGCAATTAACTCAAATCCCTTGGGGGCATAATATTGCTATTATTCAAAAGTGTAAAAACAGTGATGAGGCTTTGTTTTATGTAACCAACACTTTGGAGAATGGCATTAGTCGAGCAGTTCTCATTCATCAAATAGAAAGTAATTTGTATCAGCGTTCAGGCAAGGCGATTACGAATTTTGATACAACGCTACCACCGATACAGTCTGATTTAGCAAAACAGATTACCAAAGATCCGTATAATTTTGATTTTCTCACCATTACCGATAGCTATAAAGAAAAAGAGCTAGAAGATGCCTTGTGTGAAAATATCACTAAATTTTTACTTGAATTTGGCAATGGTTTTGCCTTTATGGGTAAGCAATATAAATTAAATGTAGGTGGCGAAGAATTTAGAATAGACCTGCTGTTTTATCATTTAAAGTTGCGTTGTTATGTAGTTATTGAGCTTAAAGCAGTAGATTTTAAGCCAGAATTTGCAGGAAAATTAAGTTTTTATACCACAGCGATAGACAATGAACTCAAAACCGAACAAGACAATGCGACTATCGGTATTTTAATTTGTAAATCAAAAAAAGATATTATTGTGGAATATGCACTTAAAGATATTAACAAGCCACTTGGTGTGAGTAAATATGAGCTTATTGATGTATTGCCGAAGGACTATCAGTCAGCAATTCCTAGTATCGAGCAGATAGAGGCGGAGTTTAATGAAAACTAA